A genomic region of Staphylococcus roterodami contains the following coding sequences:
- a CDS encoding pathogenicity island family protein yields MADDNIDDHIVKNHLEMIVDRVANDKEFYIFDSLIQGRSFKDISNVLECSEQSVRLWYETLLDKIVEVIE; encoded by the coding sequence ATGGCAGACGATAACATTGATGATCATATTGTAAAGAATCACTTAGAAATGATTGTTGACCGAGTAGCTAATGATAAAGAGTTTTATATTTTCGATTCTTTAATACAAGGACGTAGTTTTAAAGATATTAGCAATGTCTTAGAGTGTTCAGAACAATCTGTAAGATTATGGTATGAAACCTTATTAGATAAAATTGTGGAGGTGATAGAATGA
- a CDS encoding terminase small subunit: protein MSELTAKQARFVNEYIRTLNVTQSAIKAGYSANSAHVTGCRLLKKPHIKQYIQEQKDKIIDENVLTAKELLHVLTNAAVGDETETKEVVVKRGEYKENPQNGKVQLVYNEHVELIEVPIKPSDRLKARDMLGKYHKLFTDKHDINGNVPIFINIGEWDGDDEELDKAVQDVSNANPNHTVIVDDIPLED, encoded by the coding sequence ATGAGTGAGTTAACAGCAAAACAAGCGCGTTTTGTGAATGAGTATATTAGAACACTTAATGTGACACAAAGTGCCATAAAAGCAGGCTATAGCGCAAATAGTGCACATGTGACAGGATGTAGGTTATTAAAGAAGCCACACATCAAGCAATATATACAAGAACAAAAAGATAAGATTATAGATGAGAATGTATTAACTGCAAAAGAGTTACTACATGTGCTTACGAATGCGGCAGTCGGTGATGAAACAGAAACGAAAGAAGTTGTAGTCAAGCGTGGGGAATATAAAGAGAATCCACAAAATGGCAAAGTACAGCTAGTCTATAATGAACATGTTGAACTGATAGAGGTACCAATTAAGCCAAGTGATCGTTTAAAAGCTCGTGATATGTTGGGTAAATACCATAAGTTATTTACAGATAAGCATGATATTAACGGGAATGTGCCTATATTCATTAATATTGGTGAATGGGATGGAGATGATGAGGAATTAGACAAAGCTGTACAAGATGTATCTAACGCTAACCCTAACCATACTGTGATTGTGGATGATATTCCGTTAGAGGATTGA